In one Leishmania major strain Friedlin complete genome, chromosome 21 genomic region, the following are encoded:
- a CDS encoding putative RNA helicase, whose protein sequence is MSSDLADFDGDDVRTTVVAAQPMGVGMGTHSAVALGGFQDFCLKSELANAIRENGFEHPSEVQHQALPKAMLGADILAQAKSGMGKTAVFVFALLEQVEKVPQGQKPYCQAVVLVHARELAYQIEQEFKRFSKYLPYATTGVFFGGIPEDENVKQLKKEVPAIIVGTPGRMKALIQNKAFDTTHVKWFVVDEFDRCLEDVKMRRDVQEIFMKLPKEKQVMMFSATMTDELRDVAKKFMKDATEIYVDQRAKLTLHGLAQFYMNVTEPEKTRRLAEILDVVEFNQAIIFTSSVERCEALNRQLQQMKFPSQAVHSRMSQEERLRVYESCKANNTRIMVATDLFGRGVDFDRINLVVQYDMASEADSYLHRVGRAGRFGTKGLTIAFITTDEKEIKRENRTYTDGGIMKEVQERFEMKVEELTDINTQLNENQYMNK, encoded by the coding sequence ATGAGCAGCGATCTTGCGGACTTCGACGGCGATGATGTCAGGACCACCGTCGTGGCGGCACAGCCGATGGGCGTCGGAATGGGCACccacagcgccgtcgccctcgGTGGCTTCCAGGACTTCTGCCTGAAGAGCGAGCTTGCGAACGCCATCCGCGAGAACGGCTTCGAGCACCCGTCGGAGGTGCAACACCAGGCGCTGCCCAAGGCGATGCTCGGCGCTGACATTCTCGCCCAGGCCAAGTCGGGTATGGGTAAGACGGCCGTCTTCGTCTttgcgctgctggagcaggtggagaaggtgccGCAGGGACAGAAGCCGTACTGCCAGGCCGTCGTGCTGGTGCACGCCCGCGAGCTGGCCTACCAGATTGAGCAGGAGTTCAAGCGCTTCAGCAAGTACCTCCCGTACGCCACCACAGGCGTCTTCTTCGGCGGCATCCCGGAGGACGAGAACGTGAAACAGCTGAAGAAGGAGGTGCCAGCGATCATCGTCGGTACGCCAGGCCGCATGAAGGCGCTCATCCAGAACAAGGCCTTTGACACGACGCACGTGAAGTGGTTTGTGGTCGACGAGTTCGACCGCTGCCTAGAAGACGTGAAGATGCGCCGTGACGTGCAGGAGATTTTCATGAAGCTGCCGAAGGAGAAGCAGGTGATGATGTTCTCTGCCACGATGACGGATGAGCTGCGCGATGTGGCAAAGAAGTTCATGAAGGACGCGACGGAGATTTACGTGGATCAGCGGGCAAAGCTGACCCTGCACGGTCTGGCGCAGTTCTACATGAACGTCACGGAGCCGGAGAAGACGCGCCGGCTGGCAGAGATCCTCGACGTTGTGGAGTTCAACCAGGCGATCATCTTCACATCCTCGGTCGAGCGCTGCGAGGCGCTGAACCGCCAGCTACAGCAGATGAAGTTCCCGTCGCAGGCCGTGCATTCCCGCATGAGCCAGgaggagcgcctgcgcgtgtaCGAGAGCTGCAAGGCGAACAACACCCGCATCATGGTTGCCACCGACCTCTTCGGCCGCGGAGTCGACTTTGACCGCATCAACCTCGTTGTGCAGTACGACATGGCCTCCGAGGCTGACAGCTACCTTCACCGAGTCGGCCGCGCCGGCCGCTTCGGTACGAAGGGACTGACAATCGCCTTCATCACGACAGACGAAAAGGAGATCAAGCGCGAGAACCGCACCTACACGGATGGCGGCATCATGAAGGAGGTGCAGGAGCGCTTCGAGATGAAGGTCGAGGAGCTGACGGACATCAACACCCAGCTGAACGAGAACCAGTACATGAACAAGTAA
- a CDS encoding putative 40S ribosomal protein S11 — protein MHRPSRKHVNKSGHIRYSKKIGLGFKTPAKALNGKYIDRKCPFTSNVVIRGRILRGVVHSTKMHRTIIIRRNYLHFIKKYQRYQKRHKSLAVHCSPAFDPKQGDEVVIGQCRPLSKTIRYNVLEVVSKSSADKMGKKFAKN, from the coding sequence ATGCACCGCCCGAGCCGCAAGCACGTCAACAAGTCCGGCCACATCCGCTATTCCAAGAAGATCGGTCTGGGCTTCAAGACCCCGGCGAAGGCGCTGAACGGCAAGTACATCGATCGCAAGTGCCCCTTCACGAGCAACGTGGTGATCCGCGGCCGCATCCTGCGCGGCGTTGTGCACTCCACCAAGATGCACCGCACCATCATCATCCGCCGCAACTACCTGCACTTCATCAAGAAGTACCAGCGTTACCAGAAGCGCCACAAGTCCCTGGCCGTGCACTGCAGCCCCGCCTTCGACCCGAAGCAAGGTGATGAGGTCGTCATTGGTCAGTGCCGCCCGCTGAGCAAGACGATCCGCTACAACGTCTTGGAGGTGGTGTCGAAGAGCTCTGCCGACAAGATGGGCAAGAAGTTCGCCAAGAACTAA